A window of the Candidatus Omnitrophota bacterium genome harbors these coding sequences:
- a CDS encoding formylglycine-generating enzyme family protein has product MFVKKSSFSIFFLLFSVCAVFAQGDIPNTPTPTVTPMPQPALLASSSLIDLNGSNLAENQLVADPPSGFRFGKISFGAIPDGFYTDGKGMAVRVSPGEGIWIVVNVAMEAPSLAVISGAFRSSSKDVSIALIALNCPVDGQLGYTNITGEEIPVEQYRSLNLIYRPPSGWLQIAVQIVNYPYSSLTSTVYVDNLSVKPLAPSISNLSVGLEVDGSFEKGVDKLISNINDDDGRITPFFESLSDIAIRLSIEPENSAANVGTIVQDVENSFPMTLVGEVNIYRETPPSDGMLAFVLANGFQSLCVYRFAKDIPDAKSKEPEYLIIGGDFTVNNPSVPIHAIVQNGGPNVSSSVVVDDLVVKNWGLINPTPTPTATPTPTVTPTPPVTPTPTLYPGEIIVPLNLPEGAIPLYMEYIPAGTFFMGSPPNEMDRQDNEGPQHQVTITKPLYFGKYEVTQAQWQAVMGNNPSLDSGVGPNYPVYNVSWNDCQIYIQKLNQMGIGTFRLPTEAEWEYACRAGTYTRFYWGDDLNFTQIKDYAWYDGNDGTKEVGLKLPNSFGLYDMSGNVREWCQDWLGVYSINAQNDPIGVSNDMTRASRGGNWSAHLRDCRSAFRNSRASDDRDGTQGFRIAASSQNLPPALTPTPTITATPISPAEEITIPLDYPKNTILLPMKLIPAGTFMMGSPESEAGRSSNEGPQHQVTITNPFYMGKYEVTQTQWQAVMGSNPSYNPIEDNNLPVERVSWNDCQTFIQKLNALGQGTFRLPTEAEWEYACRGGTTTRFYWGDDTSYSQIGNYAWYNGNSGGETHGVGAKLPNAWGLYDMSGNVGEWCRDWIGSYSSNAQIDPIGAKGGNYIVCRGGSVGGNNYKCRSAHRGENYPDTRDGGLGLRLARNQ; this is encoded by the coding sequence ATGTTCGTAAAAAAATCGTCTTTTTCTATTTTCTTCTTGCTCTTTTCGGTTTGCGCCGTATTCGCCCAGGGAGATATTCCCAACACTCCCACGCCTACCGTTACGCCAATGCCTCAACCGGCGCTTCTTGCTTCCAGCAGCTTGATCGATCTTAACGGAAGCAATCTCGCCGAGAATCAACTCGTAGCCGATCCCCCTTCCGGCTTCCGCTTCGGTAAAATCTCTTTCGGCGCGATTCCCGATGGATTTTATACGGACGGCAAGGGCATGGCCGTTCGCGTTTCGCCGGGGGAAGGGATTTGGATTGTCGTCAATGTCGCGATGGAAGCGCCTTCTCTGGCGGTTATTTCCGGCGCGTTCCGTTCTTCCAGCAAGGACGTATCCATCGCTCTCATCGCTTTGAATTGTCCCGTTGACGGCCAATTGGGCTATACGAACATAACCGGCGAAGAAATTCCCGTGGAGCAATACCGTTCTCTCAACCTGATTTATCGCCCGCCTTCCGGCTGGCTGCAAATCGCCGTGCAAATCGTGAACTATCCCTATTCTTCGCTCACCAGCACCGTTTATGTGGATAACCTTTCCGTTAAGCCGTTAGCGCCTTCCATCAGCAATCTATCCGTAGGGCTGGAAGTGGACGGTTCGTTTGAAAAGGGCGTCGATAAACTCATTTCCAATATCAACGACGACGATGGGCGCATCACACCCTTTTTCGAATCGCTATCGGACATCGCCATTCGTCTTTCCATCGAGCCGGAGAATAGCGCCGCTAATGTAGGAACGATCGTTCAAGACGTGGAAAATTCCTTCCCCATGACTCTTGTAGGCGAAGTCAATATCTACCGCGAAACGCCCCCTAGCGATGGAATGCTGGCGTTCGTCTTGGCGAATGGATTTCAAAGCCTCTGCGTCTACCGCTTCGCGAAGGATATCCCCGACGCCAAAAGCAAAGAGCCGGAGTATCTCATTATCGGCGGGGATTTTACCGTTAACAATCCCAGCGTCCCCATTCATGCCATTGTTCAAAACGGCGGCCCCAACGTCTCGTCTTCCGTCGTCGTCGATGATCTGGTTGTCAAGAATTGGGGATTAATCAATCCCACGCCGACGCCGACAGCGACGCCCACGCCAACCGTCACCCCAACCCCGCCCGTTACTCCAACGCCGACGCTCTACCCGGGAGAAATTATCGTTCCATTGAATCTGCCAGAAGGCGCTATTCCTTTGTATATGGAATACATTCCAGCGGGGACGTTTTTTATGGGATCACCTCCTAATGAGATGGACAGACAAGATAATGAAGGCCCGCAACATCAAGTAACAATTACAAAACCGTTATATTTTGGAAAATATGAAGTAACTCAAGCACAGTGGCAGGCAGTGATGGGAAACAATCCTTCGTTAGATTCTGGCGTCGGACCTAATTATCCTGTATACAATGTATCCTGGAATGATTGTCAGATCTATATCCAGAAGTTGAATCAGATGGGAATAGGAACATTCCGTTTACCTACAGAGGCGGAATGGGAGTATGCCTGTCGGGCGGGTACATACACTAGGTTTTACTGGGGAGATGATCTGAATTTTACCCAGATAAAAGACTATGCGTGGTATGATGGAAATGATGGGACAAAAGAGGTTGGTTTGAAGTTGCCTAACTCCTTTGGTTTGTATGACATGAGCGGGAATGTTAGGGAGTGGTGTCAAGATTGGCTTGGAGTATATAGTATAAATGCACAAAATGATCCAATTGGAGTAAGTAATGACATGACCCGGGCATCGCGTGGCGGCAACTGGAGCGCTCATCTCAGGGACTGCCGTTCTGCCTTTCGCAATAGTCGCGCTTCGGACGACAGGGATGGCACTCAGGGTTTTCGGATTGCGGCTTCAAGCCAGAATTTGCCTCCCGCATTAACACCTACGCCGACGATAACAGCTACACCGATATCTCCCGCAGAAGAAATAACCATTCCGCTGGATTATCCCAAGAATACGATATTGTTACCCATGAAATTGATCCCAGCGGGAACGTTTATGATGGGATCGCCGGAAAGCGAGGCGGGACGTTCCTCTAATGAAGGGCCGCAGCATCAGGTGACGATCACCAATCCGTTTTATATGGGGAAGTACGAGGTGACGCAGACACAGTGGCAGGCGGTGATGGGCAGCAATCCTTCATACAACCCTATCGAAGATAACAATCTCCCCGTCGAAAGGGTTTCCTGGAATGATTGCCAAACCTTCATTCAGAAGTTGAATGCGTTAGGTCAAGGAACTTTCCGTTTGCCGACGGAGGCGGAGTGGGAATACGCCTGCCGGGGGGGAACGACGACGCGGTTTTATTGGGGGGATGACACGAGCTACAGCCAGATTGGGAATTATGCGTGGTATAATGGTAATTCAGGAGGTGAAACCCATGGAGTCGGAGCCAAGTTGCCGAATGCGTGGGGGCTGTACGATATGAGCGGGAACGTGGGGGAATGGTGCCGGGATTGGATTGGATCATATAGTTCGAATGCGCAAATTGATCCAATTGGAGCAAAGGGAGGCAATTATATTGTGTGTCGCGGCGGAAGTGTAGGCGGCAATAACTATAAGTGCCGTTCGGCCCATCGCGGTGAAAACTACCCAGACACCAGAGATGGCGGCCTTGGCTTACGTCTCGCCAGGAATCAGTAA
- a CDS encoding response regulator yields the protein MIHDHDLNCNGDRLVKDLLAGRNVLVVDDDDDYAEAIDEVLTLQGCKVTRITDPTKAVSRAIGEDFDFLIVDKNMPRLNGLEFAEQVRRQKPSSKIIMITAHPNEDSRKQSLELGVRYYLSKPFRKNDLLEIASFILL from the coding sequence ATGATCCACGATCATGACTTGAATTGCAATGGAGATCGCTTGGTGAAGGACCTCCTCGCAGGAAGAAATGTTCTGGTTGTGGATGACGATGACGATTACGCGGAAGCGATCGACGAAGTGTTAACGCTTCAGGGCTGCAAAGTGACGCGGATCACCGATCCGACGAAAGCCGTAAGCCGAGCCATCGGCGAAGATTTCGACTTCCTGATCGTCGATAAAAATATGCCCCGCCTCAACGGCCTGGAATTCGCCGAACAGGTGCGGCGCCAAAAACCCTCCAGCAAAATCATCATGATCACCGCCCACCCCAACGAAGATTCCCGCAAACAAAGTTTAGAACTCGGCGTCCGCTACTACCTCTCCAAACCCTTCCGCAAAAACGACCTCCTCGAAATCGCCTCCTTCATCCTGCTGTAG
- a CDS encoding sigma 54-interacting transcriptional regulator, which produces MPETSKQNPSDSVHSDQKCKWIVPPGLHKAVNDFVYLYELLYSSQRHNLSNRRPLMIIGDSGVGKSLFTDIFEKLHRLDYPSSKIQTLNCAAFPKDLILAELFGYKKGAFTGAIKDKVGLLKTADGGLVILEEIGELTEPDQAKLLTFLENGGRYYPVGSTKEEQTNVDIISITNQPQNKFRHDFWNRFFQFMARWYYHFSKQ; this is translated from the coding sequence ATGCCAGAAACATCAAAACAGAATCCTTCCGATTCCGTCCATTCCGATCAAAAATGTAAATGGATCGTTCCGCCAGGATTACATAAGGCAGTCAATGATTTTGTTTATCTCTATGAACTACTTTATTCATCGCAAAGACACAATCTTTCCAATCGAAGGCCGCTGATGATTATCGGCGATAGCGGCGTTGGAAAATCTCTTTTTACGGATATTTTTGAAAAATTGCATCGGCTAGATTACCCCTCCTCCAAAATACAAACTCTTAATTGTGCAGCATTTCCAAAAGACTTAATTCTTGCAGAATTGTTCGGCTATAAAAAGGGCGCATTCACTGGAGCGATTAAAGATAAAGTAGGATTATTGAAAACTGCCGACGGAGGTTTGGTCATTCTCGAAGAAATTGGAGAACTAACCGAACCGGATCAAGCCAAGTTGCTTACCTTTTTGGAAAATGGCGGTAGATATTACCCCGTGGGCAGCACAAAGGAAGAACAAACGAATGTTGATATAATAAGCATTACAAACCAACCCCAAAATAAGTTCCGCCATGATTTTTGGAATCGTTTTTTTCAATTCATGGCAAGATGGTATTATCATTTCTCAAAACAATAA
- a CDS encoding helix-turn-helix transcriptional regulator, translating into MNENQTMQEWFDAQLEEYREDPEFILEGVLLDLSNRIAIEMEKQKISRSELARRMGKKPPFITRILKGASNLTFSTAVQISVALGLELTVDFKPLSAKDDSIDRNQAPQTRFEFDESRIIPFFKNLNLPLSIEENKKIANSEEEYHKAA; encoded by the coding sequence ATGAATGAAAATCAAACCATGCAAGAATGGTTCGACGCCCAACTGGAAGAATATCGAGAGGATCCGGAATTTATTTTGGAAGGAGTATTGCTTGATTTAAGCAACCGCATTGCCATCGAAATGGAAAAACAAAAAATTTCTCGCAGTGAACTCGCGCGTAGAATGGGAAAAAAACCGCCATTCATCACCCGAATTTTAAAAGGCGCAAGCAACTTAACGTTTTCGACAGCCGTCCAAATCAGCGTCGCTTTAGGTTTGGAGTTGACCGTCGATTTCAAACCTTTATCTGCTAAGGATGATTCCATTGATAGGAATCAAGCGCCACAGACACGTTTCGAATTCGATGAATCGCGTATAATTCCTTTTTTTAAAAATTTAAATCTGCCACTATCCATCGAAGAAAATAAAAAAATCGCGAATTCTGAAGAGGAATACCATAAAGCCGCATGA